In one window of Littorina saxatilis isolate snail1 linkage group LG11, US_GU_Lsax_2.0, whole genome shotgun sequence DNA:
- the LOC138979527 gene encoding GA-binding protein subunit beta-1-like, with translation MHAGVDVNARMGQPEGLPAGCTLLHIAANRQDKKIVDYLLQHGAEINARDSLGRTPLFYAKRVGNKEAAKLLMECGATVYSEVVAVNVTRPSKIIIIITINIVIISSIVSPTSSSNSNNKKGFIVSNSNSNITSSDSINDITLADTEAPNIPSLLSPMSSSAKTPLSATSSTPLLATSSTPLSATSSTPLSATSSTPLSATSSTPLSATSSAQIGCRIVAC, from the exons ATGCATGCTGGGGTCGACGTCAACGCGCGCATGGGCCAACCGGAAGGACTTCCGGCGGGTTGCACCCTATTGCACATCGCCGCCAATCGCCAGGACAAGAAGATCGTCGATTACTTGCTGCAACACGGCGCTGAGATTAATGCGCGGGACTCTCTCGGGAGAACGCCGCTGTTTTACGCTAAAAGGGTGGGGAACAAGGAAGCTGCCAAACTGTTGATGGAATGCGGAGCTACCGTGTACTCCGAGGTGGTGGCGGTCAACGTTACGAGGCCTTC CaaaattatcatcatcatcaccatcaacatcgtcatcatcagcagcatcgTCAGCCccaccagcagcagcaacagcaacaacaaaaagggcTTCATTgtcagcaacagcaacagcaacattaCCAGCAGCGACAGCATCAACGACATCACACTGGCGGACACAGAAGCTCCTAACATCCCTAGCCTATTATCACCAATGTCATCATCAGCAAAGACTCCATTATCAGCAACATCATCCACTCCATTATTAGCAACATCATCCACTCCATTATCAGCAACATCATCCACTCCATTATCAGCAACATCATCCACTCCATTATCAGCAACATCATCCACTCCATTATCAGCAACATCATCCGCGCAAATAGGATGCCGGATAGTAGCATGCTAA
- the LOC138980889 gene encoding uncharacterized protein has translation MEGPYTEDTRLREEGVRPCSNHQPSVPTDALGANGNLQEEFARREKHVTVTEEKLSQTSVQTQKRPRNGATFTRKVHHFLVFLACCLATFTSMGTAFGMGSVYLDIVESYQTTRPLAAIVLSLASGMGFGAGIITGPVIGHVGGATTMVAGSLLCCVGCIGSSLAPNIYVVIVCFGAITGLGVSCCYLSAAVIAGTSFQENSKVVLPLVSMSGGVGMTVFPYMLRWLVDEFTLKGMFLILAGVSLNSVLFGVVLKVFEASRDPAPGEDDLEVDVEAVPVREMRKGKESWSETSMHAKGEHTLVKSESKKSICNEEKNDTMKLESTENIGNERTGTVMKSDRGDSISDTQNATVKKSICGDINGKARNLISNESIPDTANMMEIEPYELDNVFIQATCKKPKKEKNIEPDENEETSDVGNVVDYSSNITIVLPGEGDISEEHFHDDKNETRRQAENGSASHTRQNGIVTERRREQERKEVPYNEHGRNKDMMLETLSRRGHSNVSFENDVDDMETALHMDQWNRRQEPRGMIKESSAVSLSKKVQISSPADDTQRNNTETDDVTQRRRSTAAGRRRSSVYEALQVGLFHNTRWVLVTIATYSRFLSFNLPGIFLTDIGRERGLSVEQGTHLLVILYCSNVAGRGLIGLILYIRHFSSLGLLGATTLIAGLAAYGFTLLDYYEVDNVFAGYAVVCALHGLFYGGCITSGPLSCLELVNLHQFAQALGYQFFIGGFSSTVGGPIGGWLKDYTGSYNSVFYMIVIQGCIAAAASFIAMCFGPKSQSQRESRNATAALGKHAIGKADIEINVKTITEKYSNEDAFGKAGLRAYVEKGRENDGNVNVKLENVCTRL, from the exons ATGGAAGGTCCTTACACAGAAGATACAAGATTAAGAGAGGAAGGTGTCCGACCTTGTTCAAATCATCAACCTAGTGTTCCAACGGACGCTTTGGGTGCCAATGGAAACTTGCAGGAAGAATTCGCCAGAAGAGAAAAACACGTGACAGTTACTGAGGAGAAATTAAG CCAGACCTCAGTTCAAACTCAAAAACGCCCGAGGAATGGAGCGACGTTCACAAGAAAGGTTCATCACTTCCTTGTGTTTCTGGCATGTTGCCTAGCAACCTTCACATCCATGGGAACGGCCTTCGGCATGGGGTCAGTGTATCTCGATATCGTGGAGTCGTACCAGACGACACGACCGCTCGCAGCTATAGTTCTGTCTCTGGCGTCTGGCATGGGGTTCGGAGCAG GAATTATCACGGGTCCCGTGATTGGTCACGTGGGAGGGGCGACAACTATGGTGGCTGGCAGCTTGCTGTGCTGTGTTGGATGTATTGGAAGCAGCCTCGCCCCCAACATCTACGTTGTCATCGTCTGCTTCGGTGCCATCACAG GGCTAGGCGTATCCTGCTGCTACCTCTCAGCGGCAGTGATCGCAGGGACGAGTTTCCAGGAGAACAGCAAGGTGGTGCTCCCCTTGGTTTCCATGAGCGGCGGGGTGGGTATGACCGTATTCCCTTACATGCTGCGCTGGCTGGTGGATGAATTCACCTTGAAGGGCATGTTCCTCATCCTGGCTGGTGTTTCCTTGAACTCTGTCCTCTTCGGCGTTGTGCTGAAGGTGTTCGAGGCTAGCAGAGACCCAGCCCCTGGAGAAGACGATCTTGAAGTAGATGTCGAAGCGGTACCAGTTCGAGAAATGCGAAAAGGCAAAGAGTCTTGGAGTGAGACGAGCATGCATGCTAAAGGGGAACATACTCTTGTGAAATCGGAAAGTAAGAAAAGCATCTGCAACGAGGAGAAAAATGACACCATGAAATTAGAGAGCACGGAAAACATCGGCAATGAAAGGACAGGGACTGTAATGAAGTCAGATAGGGGTGATAGTATCTCAGACACACAAAACGCCACTGTAAAGAAGAGCATCTGTGGTGACATAAACGGGAAGGCCAGGAATTTAATCAGTAATGAAAGTATCCCTGATACAGCAAACATGATGGAAATAGAGCCATATGAACTGGACAATGTCTTCATTCAAGCAACATGTAAGAAACCGAAGAAGGAAAAGAACATCGAGCCTGATGAAAACGAGGAAACATCAGATGTAGGAAACGTCGTGGATTATTCGTCTAACATTACCATAGTCTTACCTGGTGAGGGGGACATCTCAGAAGAACATTTCCATGACGATAAAAACGAAACACGAAGACAAGCGGAAAACGGTAGTGCAAGTCACACAAGACAGAACGGAATTGTCACcgaaagaagaagagaacagGAAAGAAAGGAGGTTCCATACAACGAACATGGTCGGAATAAGGACATGATGTTGGAGACTTTGTCAAGACGGGGACACAGCAATGTCAGCTTTGAGAACGACGTTGATGACATGGAGACTGCTCTTCATATGGATCAATGGAACAGACGTCAAGAACCCAGGGGTATGATCAAAGAATCGTCTGCTGTCAGTCTATCAAAGAAAGTACAGATTTCAAG TCCAGCAGATGATACACAACGCAACAACACAGAGACGGACGACGTAACGCAACGACGACGTTCAACGGCCGCTGGTCGGAGAAGATCTTCAGTGTATGAAGCGCTCCAGGTGGGCCTCTTTCACAACACACGCTGGGTTCTCGTCACCATTGCTACTTACTCCCGCTTCCTGTCCTTCAACCTACCAG GGATCTTTCTCACTGACATCGGCAGGGAGAGAGGGCTGAGCGTGGAGCAAGGGACACACCTGCTGGTGATTCTGTACTGCTCCAACGTTGCCGGGCGAGGGTTGATAGGGCTGATACTTTACATCCGTCACTTCTCTTCTCTTGGCCTCCTGGGCGCCACGACTCTTATTGCAGGGTTAGCTGCCTATGGCTTCACACTGCTCGACTACTATGAAGTTg ACAACGTGTTCGCTGGCTACGCCGTTGTGTGTGCACTGCACGGATTGTTCTATGGAGGGTGTATCACGAGCGGGCCGCTGTCCTGTCTAGAATTGGTCAACCTACACCAGTTCGCCCAAGCCCTCGGCTACCAGTTCTTCATCGGGGGCTTCTCCTCTACTGTTGGAGGCCCTATTGGCG GTTGGCTTAAGGACTATACTGGCAGTTACAACTCTGTTTTCTACATGATAGTGATCCAAGGATgcattgctgctgctgcttcctTCATTGCTATGTGTTTCGGCCCGAAGTCTCAATCACAACGAGAGTCCAGAAACGCAACTGCAGCCCTGGGCAAACACGCCATTGGAAAAGCTGATATTGAAATCAATGTTAAAACAATCACAGAAAAGTATAGTAATGAAGACGCATTTGGAAAAGCTGGCCTCAGAGCCTATGTTGAAAAAGGCAGAGAAAATGACGGGAATGTAAATGTTAAACTTGAAAATGTATGCACACGCCTTTGA